In Arthrobacter sp. QXT-31, one genomic interval encodes:
- the purE gene encoding 5-(carboxyamino)imidazole ribonucleotide mutase — protein sequence MSPESAAAPEAGGPSPLVGLVMGSDSDWPVMEAAADALAEFGIPFEADVVSAHRMPTEMIRYGQTAHERGLRVIIAGAGGAAHLPGMLASVTPLPVIGVPVPLKTLDGMDSLLSIVQMPAGVPVATVSIAGARNAGLLAVRMLASGTDDLSARLRTQLLEFAQELNDVASRKGANLRQKVNEVFSETNVALRSSR from the coding sequence ATGAGCCCCGAATCCGCTGCTGCACCGGAAGCCGGCGGCCCCTCCCCGCTTGTAGGCCTCGTCATGGGGTCGGACTCGGACTGGCCCGTCATGGAAGCCGCGGCTGACGCCCTGGCCGAGTTCGGCATTCCGTTCGAGGCGGATGTTGTCTCCGCCCACCGCATGCCCACCGAGATGATCCGGTACGGACAGACCGCGCACGAGCGCGGCCTGCGTGTGATCATTGCCGGCGCCGGCGGTGCCGCCCACCTGCCGGGCATGCTGGCGTCGGTCACTCCCCTGCCGGTGATCGGTGTTCCGGTGCCGCTCAAGACCCTGGACGGCATGGATTCCCTGCTCTCCATCGTGCAGATGCCGGCCGGCGTACCGGTGGCCACGGTCTCCATCGCGGGGGCACGGAACGCGGGCCTGCTCGCGGTCCGCATGCTGGCCTCCGGCACGGACGACCTCTCCGCCCGCCTCCGCACGCAGCTTCTGGAGTTTGCCCAGGAACTGAACGATGTGGCGAGCCGGAAGGGCGCCAACCTGCGCCAGAAAGTCAACGAGGTCTTCTCCGAGACAAACGTGGCTCTCCGGAGCAGCCGATAG
- a CDS encoding 5-(carboxyamino)imidazole ribonucleotide synthase, with the protein MTFPVIGVVGGGQLARMMAPAATALGFELRILVEGEDVSAVSAVPNAPVGDYKDLDALMEFSRGLDVMTFDHEHVPGDHLYSLIEAGVNVQPRPEALVNAQDKLVMRAAIDRLELPNPEWAAVDNVAALVSFGDRIGWPVVLKTPRGGYDGKGVRIVGSPEEAAETADWFEAMSPLLAEAKVEFSRELSALVARTPDGASRAWPVVHTIQVDGVCDEVIAPAQNISVEVAAAAEDAALRIANELGVTGVMAVEMFETPGSGAGFLINELAMRPHNTGHWTQDGSVTSQFEQHLRAVLNLPLGATDVLGQVAVMKNFLGGDNQDLFSAFPAALATEPAAKIHCYGKSVRPGRKIGHVNLVGASAADVDSLRQRATTVANIIRDGKLPATATGTTEETP; encoded by the coding sequence GTGACTTTTCCAGTAATCGGCGTGGTTGGCGGCGGCCAGCTTGCGCGCATGATGGCCCCGGCCGCCACTGCCCTGGGCTTTGAACTCCGTATTTTGGTTGAAGGCGAAGACGTGTCCGCGGTCTCCGCTGTCCCCAATGCCCCCGTGGGCGACTACAAGGATCTCGATGCCCTGATGGAATTCTCCAGGGGCCTGGATGTGATGACCTTTGACCACGAGCACGTCCCGGGCGACCACCTCTATTCCCTGATTGAAGCCGGGGTGAACGTCCAGCCCCGCCCGGAGGCGCTGGTCAACGCCCAGGACAAACTGGTCATGCGCGCGGCCATCGACCGGCTCGAACTGCCCAACCCCGAGTGGGCCGCGGTGGACAACGTCGCCGCACTGGTCAGCTTCGGCGACCGGATCGGCTGGCCGGTGGTGCTCAAGACCCCGCGGGGCGGCTACGACGGTAAGGGGGTGCGCATCGTGGGCTCGCCTGAGGAAGCCGCAGAGACCGCCGACTGGTTCGAGGCGATGAGCCCGCTCCTCGCCGAAGCCAAGGTGGAGTTCAGCCGAGAGCTCTCCGCGCTGGTTGCCCGCACGCCGGACGGGGCGTCCCGCGCCTGGCCCGTGGTTCACACCATCCAGGTGGACGGCGTCTGCGACGAAGTGATCGCACCGGCACAGAACATCTCCGTTGAGGTCGCCGCGGCCGCCGAGGACGCTGCACTCCGGATCGCCAATGAACTCGGCGTCACGGGCGTCATGGCCGTGGAGATGTTCGAGACGCCCGGCAGCGGCGCCGGCTTCCTGATCAACGAACTGGCGATGCGGCCCCACAACACCGGCCACTGGACGCAGGACGGCTCCGTCACCAGCCAGTTCGAACAGCACCTCCGCGCGGTTCTGAACCTGCCGCTCGGTGCGACTGACGTGCTGGGCCAGGTCGCCGTGATGAAGAACTTCCTGGGCGGCGACAACCAGGACCTCTTCTCCGCTTTCCCGGCCGCCCTGGCGACGGAACCGGCCGCCAAGATCCACTGCTACGGCAAGTCCGTGCGGCCCGGCCGAAAGATCGGCCATGTCAACCTGGTGGGCGCATCCGCTGCGGATGTTGACTCCCTCCGGCAGCGCGCCACCACCGTGGCTAACATCATCCGTGACGGCAAACTGCCGGCCACGGCAACAGGCACCACCGAGGAGACCCCATGA
- the manA gene encoding mannose-6-phosphate isomerase, class I has translation MYQIENILRPYAWGSTTAIAGLLGRPESGGPEAELWIGAHPDSPSVATRPDGTTTPLDALIAEDPEHFLGAASVAEFGPRLPFLAKLLASAKPLSLQVHPSLEQARAGYARENAAGIPANAANRNYHDDNHKPEMIFALTPFESLCGFRDPEKSRDIFLHLAGCLELPGDGVPQVLKAVIDDLSQPDEAAALRSAFERLIAGGEDVREATSRVVDVLAAGAPMAPYQRELSTVLSLNSEYPGDPGVLISLLLNRLSLEPGEAAYLPAGKVHAYLHGLGVEVMASSDNVLRGGLTPKFIDVPELLNTIRFESVDFPMLQRETTELGQELYRPPFREFQLQRIELQPDGSPVPLAQSGAAVIIVIAGSVYLDSPKGDLQLDRGASAFLPASDEPVNVHPVSGSTENAVAFAVTTSMRT, from the coding sequence ATGTACCAGATAGAAAATATCCTGCGTCCGTATGCGTGGGGATCGACGACGGCGATCGCCGGCCTGCTGGGCCGGCCGGAGTCCGGCGGTCCGGAGGCCGAGCTGTGGATCGGGGCGCATCCTGACTCGCCGTCGGTGGCCACCCGGCCGGACGGCACAACGACGCCGCTGGACGCACTCATCGCTGAGGACCCGGAACACTTTCTGGGGGCAGCTTCGGTGGCCGAATTCGGTCCCCGGCTGCCGTTCCTGGCCAAGCTCCTCGCCTCGGCGAAGCCGCTGTCGCTGCAGGTCCACCCGAGCCTTGAGCAGGCCCGTGCCGGTTACGCCCGCGAAAACGCCGCCGGCATCCCGGCCAACGCAGCGAACCGGAACTACCACGACGACAACCACAAGCCCGAGATGATTTTCGCGCTGACACCATTCGAGTCGCTGTGCGGCTTTCGTGACCCGGAAAAGTCCCGGGACATCTTTCTGCACCTGGCCGGCTGCCTCGAGCTTCCGGGGGACGGCGTCCCGCAGGTGCTGAAGGCGGTGATTGACGACCTCTCGCAGCCCGACGAGGCCGCAGCGCTTCGTTCGGCGTTTGAACGGCTGATTGCGGGCGGTGAGGACGTCCGGGAGGCGACGTCGCGGGTGGTCGACGTGCTGGCCGCCGGGGCGCCCATGGCGCCCTATCAGCGGGAACTGTCCACGGTGCTAAGCCTTAACAGCGAGTACCCGGGCGATCCCGGCGTGCTAATCTCCCTGCTGCTCAACCGGCTGTCCCTGGAACCCGGGGAGGCCGCCTACCTGCCAGCAGGCAAGGTCCACGCCTATCTGCACGGGCTGGGCGTGGAGGTGATGGCGTCCTCGGACAACGTGCTCCGCGGCGGGCTGACGCCCAAGTTCATCGACGTTCCCGAGTTGCTTAACACGATCAGGTTCGAATCGGTGGACTTTCCCATGCTCCAGAGGGAGACGACCGAACTTGGGCAGGAGCTGTACCGTCCGCCGTTCCGGGAGTTCCAGCTCCAGCGGATCGAGCTGCAGCCGGACGGTTCGCCGGTTCCGCTGGCGCAGTCGGGCGCCGCGGTGATCATCGTCATCGCCGGTTCGGTGTATCTGGACTCGCCCAAGGGCGACCTGCAGCTGGACCGCGGGGCAAGTGCCTTCCTGCCGGCCTCGGACGAGCCTGTCAATGTCCACCCGGTGTCCGGGTCCACGGAGAACGCCGTGGCCTTCGCCGTGACCACATCCATGAGGACCTAA
- a CDS encoding LCP family protein, giving the protein MSNTELPSQGLLTDPVRNPSSATEPVRTKRAFLLILLTLLVPGSAQIVAGDRKLGRTALRVTLSAWLLAVLALVLLFINRTLLINIITNPVASLLIILVLTALAVGWLVLFINTLRLIRPVLLPARTRPAVVIALVLAMVASSGSLGYAAYLLNVSRNAIGSIFNAGPAIDPVDGRYNFLMMGGDAGADRTGRRPDSLSVLSVDAETGQTAIISVPRNLQNARFSEGSPMLQVYPDGYNCGDECLINAINTEVTNEHKDLYPGIADPGAQATLEAVSGTLGITVQAYVLVDMDGFAKLIDAMGGIRIKAGGWVPISGDMVDEANGIHGMPLGWIPAGEQKLDGYHALWYGRSREFVDDYARIQRQQCVQQAMLKQLDPATLLAKFEDIANAGTKVVDSNISSSQLGSFVDLAMKAKGKDIKRLTIGPPDFDASFSTVPDFDIIHDRVQKLLASASSESSPAAAPAGTVPDGTAPADTVLQPGSLPGNGLSAVGPLAGLPATTPAPAPSSPSDFTPVTTTPEGEPITEEMLNQFKREGNEQAIRDLVATNGQCAPL; this is encoded by the coding sequence ATGTCCAACACCGAACTGCCGTCCCAGGGCCTCCTGACGGATCCCGTCCGCAACCCGTCGAGCGCTACTGAACCTGTCCGCACCAAGCGTGCGTTCCTGCTGATCCTGCTCACGCTGCTGGTGCCCGGCAGCGCCCAGATCGTGGCCGGGGACCGCAAGCTTGGCCGGACCGCCCTGCGCGTGACGCTCAGCGCCTGGCTGCTCGCCGTCCTGGCCCTGGTACTGCTGTTCATCAACCGGACCCTGCTGATCAACATCATCACCAATCCGGTGGCCTCGCTGCTCATCATCCTGGTCCTTACCGCCCTGGCGGTGGGCTGGCTGGTGCTGTTCATCAACACCCTGCGGCTCATCCGGCCGGTGCTGCTGCCCGCCCGGACGCGTCCCGCCGTCGTGATTGCGCTTGTCCTGGCCATGGTGGCCAGCAGCGGATCGCTGGGCTACGCCGCCTACCTGCTCAACGTGAGCCGAAACGCGATCGGAAGCATCTTCAACGCCGGACCGGCCATCGACCCGGTGGACGGGCGCTACAACTTCCTCATGATGGGCGGCGACGCCGGGGCGGACCGCACCGGGCGCCGGCCGGACAGCCTGTCCGTGCTGAGCGTTGATGCCGAAACCGGCCAGACGGCCATCATCTCCGTGCCGCGGAACCTGCAGAACGCGCGGTTCAGCGAGGGCTCGCCCATGCTGCAGGTCTATCCCGACGGCTACAACTGCGGGGACGAGTGCCTCATCAACGCCATCAACACCGAGGTCACCAACGAGCACAAGGACCTGTACCCGGGCATTGCAGACCCCGGCGCGCAGGCCACGCTGGAAGCGGTGTCCGGCACACTCGGCATCACCGTTCAGGCGTACGTGCTGGTGGACATGGACGGGTTCGCCAAGCTGATTGACGCGATGGGCGGCATCCGGATCAAGGCAGGCGGCTGGGTTCCCATCAGCGGCGACATGGTCGACGAGGCCAACGGCATCCACGGCATGCCCCTGGGCTGGATTCCCGCCGGCGAACAGAAGCTCGACGGCTACCACGCCCTCTGGTACGGCCGCTCCCGCGAATTCGTGGACGACTACGCCCGGATCCAGCGCCAGCAGTGCGTCCAGCAGGCCATGCTGAAGCAGCTTGACCCCGCCACCCTGCTGGCCAAGTTCGAGGACATCGCCAACGCCGGCACCAAGGTGGTTGACTCCAACATTTCCTCCAGTCAGCTCGGAAGTTTCGTGGACCTCGCCATGAAGGCCAAGGGCAAGGACATCAAGCGGCTCACCATCGGGCCGCCGGACTTCGACGCGTCCTTCTCCACGGTGCCTGACTTCGATATCATCCATGACCGGGTCCAGAAGCTCCTCGCTTCCGCCAGCTCCGAATCGTCGCCGGCCGCGGCACCGGCCGGTACGGTACCGGATGGCACCGCACCGGCCGACACCGTGCTGCAGCCGGGCTCGCTGCCCGGCAACGGGCTTTCCGCCGTGGGCCCCCTGGCGGGTCTTCCGGCCACCACCCCGGCGCCGGCACCGTCGTCGCCGTCGGACTTCACTCCGGTGACCACCACCCCGGAGGGCGAACCGATCACGGAAGAAATGCTGAACCAGTTCAAGCGTGAGGGCAACGAACAGGCCATCCGCGACCTGGTGGCCACGAACGGCCAGTGCGCACCGCTTTGA
- a CDS encoding TIGR03089 family protein produces MNIPATDLMTALRSGHSTSPRLTWYGPDDERVELSGRVLDNWVAKTSNLLQDELDAEPGMRLRLDLPAHWKSIIWALAAWQLGMEVVLDSGDADLLATSEPDRVEDRFDAVVAVSLPALAMRWPGDLPAGVLDYAAEVRSHGDVFMAHNDPDPGSSAVRSSNGGAVLHEALLAEFAAGHEPSARLLVRAADGLEAALANALGVWKNDGSVVLVHGDVELTEKLLSAERIHGD; encoded by the coding sequence GATCTGATGACGGCCCTGCGCTCGGGCCACTCCACCTCGCCCCGCCTGACCTGGTACGGGCCTGACGACGAGCGGGTGGAACTCTCCGGCCGAGTGCTGGACAACTGGGTCGCGAAGACCAGCAACCTGCTGCAGGACGAACTCGACGCCGAACCGGGAATGCGGCTGCGGCTGGATCTGCCCGCGCACTGGAAGTCGATTATCTGGGCCCTCGCCGCGTGGCAGCTGGGCATGGAGGTGGTGCTGGATTCCGGCGACGCCGACCTGCTCGCCACCTCCGAGCCGGACAGGGTGGAGGACAGGTTCGACGCCGTCGTTGCCGTTTCGCTGCCGGCCCTGGCGATGCGGTGGCCCGGTGATTTGCCCGCCGGGGTCCTCGACTACGCCGCGGAGGTCCGCTCACACGGTGACGTTTTCATGGCCCACAACGATCCCGATCCGGGCTCCTCCGCGGTCCGCAGCTCGAACGGTGGGGCCGTCCTGCACGAAGCCCTGCTGGCGGAGTTTGCGGCGGGTCACGAGCCCAGTGCGAGGCTCCTGGTGCGTGCCGCCGACGGCCTTGAGGCGGCGCTGGCCAACGCCCTCGGCGTGTGGAAAAACGATGGCTCGGTGGTCCTGGTCCACGGCGACGTGGAGCTGACAGAGAAGCTTCTCTCGGCCGAGCGCATCCACGGCGACTGA
- the istA gene encoding IS21 family transposase — translation MKSPGEFMEILAAYDLTRSYRDAAKICGVSHNTVRSYVKARQEGAQAPVARQRGRMTDPFLPQMISWVEQSRGKIRGDVVHEKLRALGFTGCERTTRTTLAELKAKYRARSVRVHRPWTPEPGLWLEYDYGDGPVVGGVKTVLFVAWLAFSRFRVVIALRDKTMPSVFAALDRTFRLIGGVPTYILTDNEKTVTVEHVAGIPVRNHQIVAFTRHYSTSLQTCLPADPASKGGVENAVKIAKADLVPKDTNLLPEYRSFGELEAACEAFMEEVNSRVHRATLEIPKDMLQVIEGPRLHPVPATPVTASFGQTRQVPPNTPMITFAQSRYSVPHTLMGQMVWVRGTDTEVIIVHVDATGPVEVARHKLTRPGTPAIIDDHFPPAPAGALERVIRPTNTAEEEFLALGAGAALWLKEAAAAGTQKIRHKMERAVTLAKVLGADEVDKGLGAAAVHQRFTHEDLLSIVNTGSAAGHTTSTTHTVTDQDRWLSQGTSAWASFGTTPIAATSDEDLEGAIDEH, via the coding sequence GTGAAGTCTCCAGGAGAGTTCATGGAAATATTAGCTGCTTACGATCTGACCCGGTCATACCGGGATGCCGCGAAAATCTGCGGCGTCTCACACAACACGGTGCGCTCTTACGTGAAAGCCCGTCAGGAAGGCGCGCAGGCGCCGGTGGCCCGGCAACGCGGCCGGATGACCGACCCGTTCCTGCCTCAGATGATCTCTTGGGTTGAGCAGTCCCGCGGAAAGATCCGCGGGGATGTCGTGCATGAGAAGCTCCGGGCTTTGGGGTTCACCGGGTGTGAGCGGACGACCAGGACCACTCTTGCTGAGTTGAAGGCGAAATACCGGGCCCGGAGCGTGCGGGTGCACCGGCCGTGGACGCCGGAGCCGGGTCTCTGGCTCGAGTATGACTACGGCGACGGGCCCGTCGTTGGTGGTGTGAAGACGGTTTTGTTCGTGGCCTGGCTGGCCTTCTCACGGTTCCGGGTCGTGATCGCGTTGCGGGATAAGACCATGCCGAGTGTGTTCGCCGCCCTCGACCGGACCTTCCGCCTGATCGGCGGGGTTCCGACCTACATTTTGACCGATAACGAGAAGACCGTCACGGTCGAGCACGTCGCCGGGATCCCTGTCCGCAACCACCAGATCGTGGCGTTCACCAGGCATTACTCGACGTCGTTGCAGACCTGCCTGCCGGCAGACCCTGCCTCCAAGGGCGGGGTGGAGAATGCGGTCAAGATCGCCAAGGCCGATCTCGTCCCCAAAGACACCAACCTGCTGCCCGAATACCGGTCGTTCGGCGAGCTGGAGGCTGCATGTGAGGCATTCATGGAGGAGGTGAACTCGCGGGTGCACCGGGCCACGTTGGAGATCCCGAAGGACATGCTGCAGGTGATCGAAGGCCCCAGGTTGCATCCGGTCCCGGCGACCCCGGTGACCGCGAGTTTCGGCCAGACCCGTCAGGTTCCGCCGAACACGCCCATGATCACCTTCGCCCAGTCCCGGTATTCGGTCCCGCACACCCTGATGGGGCAGATGGTGTGGGTGCGCGGCACCGACACCGAAGTGATCATCGTCCACGTAGATGCGACCGGACCGGTCGAGGTCGCACGCCACAAGCTCACCCGTCCCGGAACCCCCGCGATTATCGACGACCACTTCCCGCCCGCCCCCGCCGGCGCCCTGGAGCGGGTGATCCGCCCGACGAACACTGCCGAGGAAGAATTCCTGGCCCTCGGCGCCGGCGCCGCGCTTTGGCTCAAGGAAGCCGCCGCCGCCGGAACCCAGAAGATCAGGCACAAAATGGAACGCGCCGTCACCCTGGCCAAGGTCCTCGGCGCCGACGAGGTCGACAAAGGCCTCGGCGCGGCAGCAGTGCATCAGCGCTTCACCCACGAGGACCTGCTCTCCATCGTCAACACCGGCAGCGCGGCAGGCCACACAACCAGCACCACCCACACCGTCACAGACCAGGACCGGTGGTTGAGCCAGGGCACCAGCGCATGGGCCAGCTTCGGCACCACACCCATCGCCGCCACCAGTGACGAAGACCTTGAAGGAGCCATCGATGAGCACTAA
- a CDS encoding lipid II:glycine glycyltransferase FemX — protein MEYFLQTKAWEDFQKSLGRRVHRQSGPGWSFLAIEEKNPAGKVLYAPYGPVAESVAAFDAALAALRGLAKSCGAVFVRIEPATAGLDAGGAADQLRSRGLQPAPVNQQPELSWIVDLDRDFKEVLADMKPVNRNLYRNIHKKGVTFRATQDPADIRVLLNFLHMTARRNGFKPQSDEYLTQVAESLMPAGAATLFIADLHGGPVAAALAYDSADTRTYAHAAMDDTHRKLSAGIPLLVTLMADAQEKGLKHVDLWGVAPADQPDHKWAGFTAFKKSFGGREIAYPGTWDLPVNRPRYAAYQLARKLRDRIKSLIRRPSSS, from the coding sequence GTGGAGTACTTCCTGCAAACGAAAGCCTGGGAGGATTTCCAGAAGTCGCTGGGACGCCGGGTGCACCGGCAGTCCGGGCCCGGCTGGAGCTTCCTGGCGATCGAGGAAAAGAACCCGGCCGGCAAGGTGCTGTACGCGCCCTACGGGCCGGTGGCGGAGTCGGTGGCGGCCTTTGACGCGGCGCTGGCGGCCCTCCGCGGGCTGGCGAAGTCCTGCGGCGCCGTCTTTGTCCGGATCGAGCCGGCGACGGCCGGCCTCGATGCCGGCGGCGCCGCGGACCAGTTGCGGAGCCGGGGCCTGCAGCCTGCCCCGGTGAACCAGCAGCCCGAGCTGAGCTGGATCGTGGACCTGGACCGGGACTTCAAGGAGGTCCTGGCCGACATGAAGCCGGTCAACCGAAACCTGTACCGGAACATCCACAAGAAGGGCGTCACGTTCCGCGCCACGCAGGATCCGGCAGACATCCGGGTCCTCCTGAATTTCCTGCACATGACGGCGCGGCGAAACGGGTTCAAACCGCAAAGCGACGAGTACCTGACGCAGGTGGCCGAGTCCCTGATGCCGGCCGGCGCTGCGACCCTGTTCATCGCCGACCTCCACGGCGGCCCGGTGGCGGCAGCACTCGCGTACGACTCCGCGGACACCCGGACGTACGCCCACGCCGCGATGGACGACACCCACCGCAAGCTCAGCGCGGGCATTCCCCTCCTGGTGACCCTGATGGCCGATGCCCAGGAAAAGGGCCTCAAGCACGTGGACCTGTGGGGCGTGGCCCCGGCCGACCAGCCCGACCACAAATGGGCAGGTTTCACCGCGTTCAAAAAGTCGTTCGGGGGGCGCGAGATCGCGTACCCCGGAACATGGGACCTGCCCGTCAACCGGCCCCGCTACGCGGCCTACCAGCTGGCCCGCAAACTCCGCGACCGCATCAAGTCCCTCATCCGGCGCCCCTCTTCCTCCTGA
- a CDS encoding GtrA family protein — translation MINTLAERIRGLASLFWREVAKFGAVGGVAFVIDNGLTYYLMHGPMTDSEAKARFVGASVATVFSWIANRLWTFRHRRQANVLREFLMFILINGIGIGISTGFTALAKYSLGVTDKNMLFAAGVVGILVATVVRFFAYRFLVFNQELDQEPEFSHDHEIIEVHHHSAQPAEPVLEPGMNDPERPVRPS, via the coding sequence ATGATTAACACACTTGCAGAGCGCATCCGGGGACTCGCCTCGCTTTTCTGGCGCGAGGTGGCGAAGTTCGGTGCCGTGGGCGGTGTGGCGTTTGTCATTGACAACGGGCTGACGTACTACCTGATGCACGGACCCATGACGGACAGCGAGGCCAAGGCCCGCTTCGTGGGCGCCAGCGTTGCCACCGTATTTTCCTGGATCGCCAACCGCCTGTGGACGTTCCGGCACCGCCGCCAGGCCAACGTCCTGCGTGAATTCCTGATGTTCATCCTGATTAACGGCATCGGGATCGGCATCTCCACCGGGTTCACGGCGCTGGCGAAGTACTCCTTGGGCGTCACGGACAAGAACATGCTCTTTGCCGCAGGCGTCGTGGGCATTCTGGTGGCCACGGTGGTCCGCTTCTTTGCCTACCGGTTCCTCGTGTTTAACCAGGAACTGGACCAGGAGCCGGAGTTCTCACACGACCACGAGATCATCGAGGTGCACCACCACTCTGCCCAGCCGGCGGAGCCGGTCCTGGAACCTGGCATGAACGACCCCGAGCGGCCAGTCAGGCCCAGCTAG